A window of Sutcliffiella cohnii contains these coding sequences:
- a CDS encoding M20 peptidase aminoacylase family protein: MGNTLEQRVQETFDYLHKHPEISWEEKETTNYIKSLLENSGCKVTVFDDCTGVIGEYGNFNSDLPVVGVRADIDALWQEVNGEFQANHSCGHDAHMAIVLGVLWKLEQELELKDKVAIKFIFQPAEETGTGALQMIEKQVVADVDYLFGVHLRPEQELKMGQASPVIVHGASKMYSATIKGDGDAHGARPHLNHNAIEIGAQIVNMISQIHLDPRVPHSVKMTNFHAGGKSTNIIPGNASFALDLRAQSNELIEQLERKVKNIFHSIQELYDVEIKITSENGLPAAETNEEAISIMKKAISETLGEENTMPSLVTPGGDDFHFYTIKKPSLKATMLGLGCDLTPGLHHPYMTFNKEALQNGVDILSRAILNTYKI; this comes from the coding sequence ATGGGGAATACGTTAGAACAACGAGTACAAGAAACATTTGACTACCTTCATAAACATCCAGAAATAAGCTGGGAAGAAAAAGAAACAACGAACTATATTAAGAGTTTGTTAGAAAACAGTGGGTGTAAAGTTACGGTTTTTGACGATTGTACTGGAGTAATTGGAGAATATGGAAATTTTAATAGCGATTTACCGGTAGTTGGTGTACGAGCAGATATTGATGCGTTATGGCAAGAAGTAAATGGTGAATTTCAAGCTAATCATTCATGTGGCCATGATGCGCATATGGCCATCGTTTTAGGTGTATTATGGAAACTGGAACAAGAACTAGAGTTAAAGGATAAAGTGGCGATTAAGTTTATTTTTCAACCAGCAGAAGAAACGGGAACTGGTGCACTTCAAATGATAGAAAAACAAGTAGTGGCAGATGTTGATTATTTGTTTGGTGTTCACTTGCGTCCGGAACAAGAACTGAAAATGGGGCAAGCATCACCTGTCATTGTGCATGGTGCATCTAAAATGTATAGTGCTACCATTAAAGGTGATGGCGATGCCCATGGCGCAAGACCTCATTTAAATCATAATGCAATTGAAATCGGGGCACAAATTGTAAACATGATCAGCCAAATTCATTTAGATCCACGTGTTCCACATTCGGTTAAAATGACAAATTTTCATGCAGGTGGTAAAAGTACGAACATCATCCCGGGAAACGCATCGTTCGCTCTTGATTTAAGAGCGCAATCGAATGAGTTAATCGAACAATTAGAAAGAAAAGTGAAAAACATCTTTCACTCCATTCAAGAATTGTACGATGTAGAGATTAAAATTACGAGCGAAAACGGGCTCCCTGCAGCCGAAACGAATGAGGAAGCAATTTCTATTATGAAAAAGGCAATCTCTGAAACACTAGGTGAAGAAAATACGATGCCATCACTAGTTACACCAGGTGGAGATGATTTTCATTTTTACACGATTAAGAAGCCTTCATTAAAAGCTACGATGCTCGGACTAGGCTGTGACCTAACACCAGGCCTTCATCACCCGTACATGACCTTTAACAAAGAAGCCCTACAAAACGGCGTTGACATTTTGTCCAGGGCAATACTAAACACTTATAAAATTTAA
- a CDS encoding response regulator transcription factor — MKTLKHPIKILTIEDDPNIVELIQLYMEKMGFSCTAAYDGEEGLEKFYNESPDCILLDLMLPKMNGWEVCKMIRIENKHVPIIMLTGKGESYDIVQGLEMGADDYIVKPFDPNVLMARVKSVLRRTILSDSEKGNLQFSNIVINLKEYRVLIDGKQVTLAPREMELFYYLAMNPNQVISRQQLLDRIWGYEFDGDPRTVDVHIKRIRDKLVANNAHWSVITIRGVGYRFEEKIHA, encoded by the coding sequence GTGAAGACATTGAAGCATCCAATTAAAATATTAACGATAGAAGATGATCCGAATATCGTGGAGTTAATTCAATTATATATGGAAAAAATGGGCTTTTCCTGCACGGCTGCTTATGACGGGGAGGAAGGTTTGGAAAAATTTTATAATGAGTCGCCTGACTGCATTCTATTAGATTTAATGCTACCGAAAATGAATGGCTGGGAAGTTTGTAAAATGATTCGTATCGAAAACAAACATGTTCCTATCATCATGCTAACAGGGAAAGGTGAGTCGTATGACATTGTTCAAGGCTTAGAAATGGGGGCAGACGATTATATCGTTAAACCGTTTGACCCAAATGTATTAATGGCACGGGTAAAATCAGTGTTAAGACGTACGATATTATCGGATAGTGAAAAAGGCAATCTCCAGTTTTCTAATATCGTTATTAACTTGAAGGAATATCGAGTGCTCATAGATGGCAAGCAAGTAACGCTGGCGCCAAGAGAAATGGAATTGTTCTATTACTTAGCGATGAATCCGAACCAAGTTATTTCTAGACAACAGCTATTAGACCGTATTTGGGGATATGAGTTTGATGGAGATCCAAGAACGGTTGATGTACATATAAAGCGAATTAGAGATAAGCTAGTAGCGAATAATGCCCATTGGTCGGTCATTACCATACGGGGCGTTGGCTATCGATTTGAGGAGAAAATCCATGCGTAA
- a CDS encoding CAP-associated domain-containing protein: MKRFILLVVIVFLGYVSKPLWEEPVQQLIPSSIWDSVHQTVEQVKEDPNVNIIIDNLTERFNSLLEDFDTKQLESNDTNIATPELLEPTEEMFSIHNIELGDSRAEVEQIIGHSPKRSTLNEYGVHWDAYHENYQNFIMVAYDEEDIVRGLYTNQDLIASSTEIMLGSSMELVREQLGKPETIIPYRLFHYAINSNGEYDVFHLDNSYVTIFYDQHENDTVTAIKIIDEELERGKNTLYSEPSEQLQVGFEYQLFDLTNATRSNHNLPLLSWDDQVKETARKHSMDMAENQYFSHTNLKGQSPFDRMEEDNIPYTTAGENLAYGQISSIFAHEGLMNSLGHRKNILQERFRKLGVGVAFNNESQPYYTKKYFSN; the protein is encoded by the coding sequence GTGAAGCGGTTTATTTTACTAGTAGTAATTGTGTTTCTCGGTTATGTTTCGAAGCCGTTATGGGAAGAACCAGTTCAACAACTAATTCCTTCATCGATATGGGATTCGGTTCATCAGACGGTCGAACAGGTAAAAGAAGATCCTAACGTAAATATTATAATAGATAATCTTACTGAGCGATTTAATTCACTACTAGAAGATTTTGATACTAAACAATTAGAATCGAATGATACAAATATAGCAACGCCGGAATTATTAGAACCAACTGAAGAAATGTTTAGTATTCATAATATTGAGTTGGGAGATTCAAGAGCAGAAGTGGAGCAAATTATAGGTCATAGCCCGAAGCGCAGCACGCTAAATGAATATGGTGTGCATTGGGATGCTTATCACGAAAACTATCAAAATTTTATAATGGTTGCATATGATGAGGAAGATATTGTTCGCGGCCTTTATACAAATCAAGACTTGATTGCCTCTTCAACAGAGATAATGTTAGGCAGCTCGATGGAATTAGTTCGAGAACAGCTCGGTAAGCCGGAAACAATCATACCATATCGTTTGTTTCATTACGCTATTAATAGTAATGGTGAATATGATGTTTTTCACCTCGACAACAGCTACGTCACGATTTTTTATGACCAACACGAAAATGATACCGTTACTGCGATTAAAATTATAGATGAAGAACTGGAACGTGGCAAAAATACTTTATACTCTGAACCTAGCGAGCAACTACAGGTAGGTTTTGAATATCAGTTGTTTGACTTAACAAATGCTACAAGAAGTAATCATAATTTACCTCTTTTATCTTGGGATGATCAAGTGAAAGAAACGGCTAGGAAGCATAGTATGGACATGGCAGAAAATCAATATTTCAGTCATACCAATTTAAAAGGACAATCCCCATTTGATCGAATGGAGGAAGACAACATTCCATATACGACAGCAGGGGAAAACTTAGCATACGGCCAAATAAGTAGCATATTTGCCCACGAAGGATTAATGAATTCATTAGGACATAGAAAAAATATCCTCCAAGAAAGATTCCGAAAGTTAGGCGTCGGAGTGGCATTTAATAATGAATCACAGCCATACTATACAAAAAAATACTTTAGTAATTGA
- a CDS encoding YfcC family protein produces the protein MSEPPKLNEEKVVVQQKKKRELPDAYVILFGILVIAALLTYIIPAGAFERETADNGISVIVPNSYETIDQQPASLIAIFRSIQEGMIGGAPLIFLVLIIGGTFRVIESTGAIDTLIMKTIHKTKNKEWLLIIIVATLFSVFGGLGIIVNAVIAFIPIGIILARAMKMDAIVGVSIIYLGAYAGFAIGFLDPLTTGFAQQIAQLPLFSGIGLRMVIYITVLAGTLAYVLWYANRVKKNPENSILGENRFPKLDEKSMEAVSSVLTSTHKLVIALLVIGIGTYVYGVFQLNWSTNEMAAIFIMIAAGTAILSKMGANKMVSEFMNGAKAVVYGALIIGMARSIVVILENGMVLDTVVHGMAIMLEPFSSTMGAIAMLIGNGLFNLIVSSGSGQAAIVMPIMTPLADIMDIPRQVVVQAYTMGDGFTNIITPLSGVLMANLAIAGIPWTKWIKFAIPLVLIWYVIGIIFIVIAMMINWGPM, from the coding sequence ATGAGTGAACCACCAAAGTTAAATGAGGAAAAAGTAGTAGTACAACAGAAGAAAAAAAGGGAATTACCTGATGCCTATGTTATTTTATTTGGCATTTTAGTTATCGCAGCACTACTTACTTATATTATTCCAGCGGGGGCGTTTGAACGAGAAACTGCAGATAATGGGATATCAGTAATTGTTCCAAATAGTTATGAGACGATTGATCAACAGCCTGCTAGTTTAATAGCTATCTTCCGGTCCATTCAGGAAGGGATGATTGGTGGCGCACCGTTAATTTTTCTAGTATTGATTATTGGTGGAACGTTCCGAGTAATTGAAAGTACTGGAGCGATTGACACTTTAATTATGAAAACAATTCATAAAACGAAAAACAAAGAATGGCTTTTAATTATTATCGTTGCAACATTATTCTCTGTTTTTGGAGGATTAGGAATTATCGTTAATGCTGTTATCGCCTTTATTCCAATTGGGATTATTTTAGCAAGAGCGATGAAAATGGATGCGATTGTCGGTGTCTCTATTATCTACTTAGGAGCCTATGCTGGTTTTGCAATCGGATTTTTAGATCCTTTAACAACTGGGTTTGCACAGCAAATTGCACAGCTTCCATTATTCTCAGGAATTGGGTTGCGAATGGTTATTTATATTACGGTACTTGCTGGAACACTTGCGTATGTACTCTGGTATGCTAATCGAGTGAAGAAAAATCCAGAGAATAGTATTTTAGGTGAAAATCGTTTTCCTAAACTTGATGAAAAAAGTATGGAAGCCGTATCTAGCGTTTTAACTTCAACACATAAGCTTGTAATTGCTTTACTAGTCATCGGTATCGGTACATATGTATATGGTGTGTTCCAACTGAACTGGTCTACAAATGAAATGGCTGCTATTTTTATTATGATTGCTGCAGGTACAGCGATTCTTAGTAAGATGGGTGCCAATAAAATGGTATCTGAATTTATGAATGGTGCTAAAGCTGTTGTTTACGGTGCATTAATTATCGGGATGGCAAGATCGATTGTTGTTATTTTAGAAAACGGAATGGTTTTAGATACAGTTGTACACGGAATGGCTATTATGTTAGAACCATTTTCTAGTACGATGGGTGCGATTGCTATGTTAATCGGAAATGGATTATTTAATCTAATCGTTTCTTCAGGAAGTGGGCAAGCTGCAATCGTCATGCCAATTATGACACCACTTGCGGATATTATGGACATTCCTCGTCAAGTAGTTGTTCAAGCTTATACGATGGGAGATGGGTTTACTAATATTATCACCCCCCTATCTGGTGTGCTGATGGCTAACTTAGCAATTGCAGGGATTCCTTGGACGAAATGGATTAAGTTCGCTATTCCACTTGTGTTAATTTGGTATGTGATTGGGATTATCTTTATCGTTATTGCGATGATGATAAATTGGGGGCCAATGTAA
- a CDS encoding MurR/RpiR family transcriptional regulator — protein sequence MKYYYADKTKEKLPFLTKGLKKVANHLLEDPMVFATHPAKKVGSIIGVSETMVIRFCNQIGYSGYSDLQKEVRENLLNLSRDAYHQKETENIESKKFLHSMLDDLSLLKQNIDRIDEAAMGEAIELIIDSEKILVVGYYHSFSFAHWFSYNLNLVKGNADLYRPENDADLLDFLPENSCLIIFSFYRYALDTIRIAEAAKSKGIKIVAITDSWTSPITEFADIVISLFTSDHKTLLNKGPVTISFMNSMLFEVIKRMEGHGKIQPTYKYFIKDGEN from the coding sequence ATGAAATATTATTATGCCGATAAAACAAAAGAAAAATTACCGTTCCTTACAAAAGGGTTAAAAAAAGTAGCAAACCATTTATTAGAGGATCCAATGGTATTTGCCACGCATCCAGCTAAAAAAGTAGGAAGTATAATCGGGGTTAGTGAAACGATGGTTATTCGGTTTTGTAACCAAATAGGCTATTCGGGATATAGTGACTTACAAAAAGAAGTTCGTGAAAATTTATTAAATTTAAGTAGAGATGCATATCATCAAAAAGAAACCGAAAATATAGAATCTAAAAAATTTCTTCATAGCATGTTGGATGATCTTTCTTTATTAAAACAAAATATCGACCGTATAGACGAAGCGGCTATGGGGGAAGCGATTGAGCTAATCATCGACAGTGAAAAAATATTAGTCGTAGGATATTATCATTCCTTTTCATTCGCACATTGGTTTTCCTATAATTTGAATTTAGTAAAAGGCAATGCTGACCTTTATCGACCTGAAAATGACGCTGATCTACTAGATTTCCTTCCTGAAAATTCTTGTCTCATTATTTTTTCATTTTATCGTTACGCATTAGATACAATTCGAATTGCAGAGGCAGCGAAGAGTAAAGGAATTAAAATTGTCGCCATTACAGATTCATGGACATCACCGATAACGGAATTTGCAGATATCGTCATATCATTATTTACGAGTGATCATAAAACGTTATTGAACAAAGGACCTGTTACGATCTCTTTTATGAATTCGATGTTATTTGAAGTGATTAAAAGAATGGAGGGACATGGAAAAATACAACCAACCTACAAATATTTTATAAAGGACGGAGAAAATTAA
- a CDS encoding YczE/YyaS/YitT family protein — translation MIQLNTTFKAYSVFLVSIFLMGLGISLVTLAHLGTTAITSTPYVLSLFTTLSFGMYTMLFNTMYVLIQILLLKGDFPKIQYLQLLVGPVLGYSIDFRSPYISLIEKPNYFFQLTMVLVGCVIIAFSIVIQLKANVVNNPAEGVVKAIAFKVNKNFGTIKICFDVSLVLIAVIISVVALGSISGIREGTVISAVFIGLLVKRMQNLSNRNIRRRASAHYQ, via the coding sequence TTGATTCAACTAAACACGACGTTCAAAGCGTATAGTGTGTTTTTAGTTAGCATCTTTCTCATGGGCCTTGGAATTAGTCTCGTTACATTAGCTCATTTAGGCACAACGGCGATCACGAGCACGCCGTACGTACTTAGCCTTTTCACCACACTCAGTTTTGGCATGTACACAATGTTGTTCAACACGATGTATGTACTTATTCAAATACTTCTACTAAAAGGAGATTTTCCGAAAATACAGTATTTACAATTATTAGTCGGTCCTGTATTAGGCTACTCCATAGATTTCAGGTCCCCATATATTTCATTAATTGAAAAACCAAATTACTTTTTCCAATTAACGATGGTATTAGTCGGCTGTGTCATTATAGCTTTCAGTATCGTAATCCAACTAAAAGCAAACGTTGTAAATAACCCAGCAGAAGGTGTAGTAAAAGCAATTGCGTTTAAAGTGAACAAAAACTTTGGAACTATTAAAATATGTTTCGATGTCAGTTTAGTATTGATAGCAGTAATTATATCGGTTGTGGCGCTAGGAAGTATTAGCGGAATACGAGAAGGAACCGTCATTTCGGCCGTTTTCATTGGCCTACTTGTCAAAAGGATGCAAAATCTTTCAAATAGAAATATTAGGAGAAGAGCCTCTGCCCATTATCAATAA
- a CDS encoding sensor histidine kinase — protein MRKKNTIFSKLFISYSFIIVTSLLLFIGVFFYLFHLNLYKKYEDTFQHHYEQLAPQLQSHEKFALIKDETAESLSYAFNQPDYHIYIVDEERRQIYGPDPEGTSNQVEVSEEMIQQVLAGETVSEGGFYNGELRYIVASTINSNVQGIQTPIMVMIFHDLTHEYQQVIFMIILTFVISIVFAGIILWFISKKITAPLREMNSISAHYAKGDFSKSVQYESDDEIGQLAKSFTYMAKELNHLETRRKQYISNVSHELRSPLTSIKGFLIALLDGTIPDHRRAYYYGLMKDETERMIKLVNNTLDMTQLEEGNSNILLTDYNLTEQINRIIHKLEPHFTKKDLDIRFHSDYEYYVNADEGRMEQVIVNLLQNAVQFSEHNAPIDIRLSKEGQAVKISVQDYGEGIEESKLDLIWRRFYKVDEARTNKSGAGLGLAIVKSILDLHETDIKVCSKLGEGTTFSFVLPLSKQYIISRAIE, from the coding sequence ATGCGTAAGAAAAACACTATCTTCTCTAAGCTTTTTATCAGTTATTCGTTTATTATCGTAACGTCTTTATTACTGTTTATTGGAGTGTTTTTTTATTTATTTCATTTAAATTTATATAAAAAATATGAAGATACGTTTCAACATCATTACGAACAATTAGCACCTCAGCTACAAAGTCATGAGAAGTTTGCTTTAATTAAAGACGAAACCGCGGAAAGCTTAAGTTATGCTTTCAATCAGCCGGATTATCATATTTATATTGTAGATGAAGAGCGCCGACAAATATACGGCCCTGATCCAGAGGGGACTTCTAATCAAGTGGAGGTTTCTGAGGAAATGATTCAGCAAGTGTTAGCAGGAGAAACAGTTTCAGAAGGAGGCTTTTACAATGGCGAACTTCGTTATATTGTCGCTTCTACGATAAATTCCAACGTACAAGGGATTCAAACACCGATTATGGTCATGATTTTTCATGACTTAACGCACGAATATCAACAAGTCATCTTCATGATTATATTAACATTCGTCATTTCGATTGTGTTTGCTGGCATCATTTTATGGTTTATTTCAAAAAAAATTACCGCGCCGTTAAGAGAGATGAATAGCATTTCAGCACATTACGCGAAAGGGGACTTTTCTAAATCTGTTCAATACGAATCCGATGATGAAATAGGACAGTTAGCAAAATCTTTTACGTATATGGCGAAAGAATTAAATCATTTAGAAACAAGACGTAAACAATATATTTCAAACGTTTCTCATGAGCTACGTTCTCCGTTAACATCGATAAAAGGATTTTTAATCGCATTGTTAGACGGGACAATTCCAGATCACCGACGGGCCTATTATTATGGATTAATGAAAGATGAAACAGAGCGAATGATTAAACTAGTGAATAACACATTAGATATGACTCAACTGGAAGAGGGTAATAGCAATATATTACTAACGGATTATAACCTTACGGAACAAATCAACCGTATCATTCATAAGCTAGAACCACACTTCACGAAAAAAGACTTGGACATACGTTTTCATTCGGACTATGAATACTATGTAAATGCAGATGAAGGTAGAATGGAACAAGTAATCGTAAATCTTTTACAAAATGCTGTCCAATTTTCCGAACATAATGCCCCAATTGATATACGGTTATCGAAAGAAGGGCAAGCTGTGAAAATTTCCGTCCAAGATTATGGAGAAGGGATAGAAGAAAGTAAATTAGATTTAATATGGAGAAGGTTTTATAAGGTAGATGAAGCACGAACGAATAAATCGGGAGCTGGCCTCGGATTAGCGATTGTAAAATCTATTTTAGATCTCCATGAGACAGATATTAAAGTTTGTAGCAAGCTAGGGGAGGGAACAACATTCTCGTTCGTCCTTCCGCTTAGTAAACAATATATCATTTCAAGGGCTATCGAATGA
- a CDS encoding LysM peptidoglycan-binding domain-containing protein, translating to MGNKKKYLTVTTTALIASALLGAQDAEASTYKVQSGDSLWKIAQKHSLSVSQLKSLNNLTNDLIFPNQVLKTDVKSTNNSTSTQPAKKEEAQKSSTATSSTYTVKSGDTLSGIALKHKISINELMTWNKLNSTIIFPGNVFVVSKPTSTPTTTPEKPTNSTAEKTVKPEETKVQSATVYTVKSGDTLSRIALEYKVTVANLKKWNNLKSDLIHIGQKLNIGDGAKVETPKVETPPSEVKYNVDKLISTARSQLGAKYLWGGATPAGFDCSGFIYYAYREAGLNINRYSSEGYHMRSHYVTTPEVGDLVFFEGTYKAGISHVGIYIGNNEFIHASNSGVVITNLNDSYWKKHFEGFKRFY from the coding sequence TTGGGTAACAAGAAAAAATACTTGACCGTAACTACGACTGCACTTATTGCCTCTGCGCTGCTAGGTGCGCAAGATGCTGAGGCGAGCACGTACAAAGTACAAAGTGGTGATTCACTGTGGAAGATTGCTCAAAAGCATAGTTTGTCTGTTTCACAATTGAAGTCATTAAATAATTTAACAAATGATCTTATTTTTCCAAATCAAGTACTTAAGACAGACGTTAAATCAACGAACAATTCAACTAGTACACAGCCTGCAAAGAAAGAAGAAGCTCAAAAGAGTAGTACAGCAACATCATCTACATACACTGTAAAATCTGGTGATACATTAAGTGGCATTGCCTTGAAACATAAAATTTCTATTAATGAATTAATGACGTGGAATAAGTTGAATTCTACTATTATATTCCCCGGAAATGTGTTTGTCGTCAGTAAACCAACTTCAACACCGACAACAACACCGGAGAAGCCTACTAACTCTACTGCCGAGAAAACAGTGAAGCCTGAAGAAACTAAGGTTCAATCCGCTACTGTTTATACAGTAAAGTCTGGTGACACTTTGTCTCGAATTGCACTCGAATATAAGGTTACGGTTGCAAACCTTAAAAAATGGAACAACTTGAAATCAGATCTAATTCATATTGGTCAAAAGCTTAATATCGGCGATGGAGCGAAAGTAGAAACTCCTAAAGTTGAAACTCCACCAAGTGAGGTTAAATACAATGTCGATAAGTTAATTAGTACAGCTAGAAGCCAACTAGGAGCTAAATACCTTTGGGGTGGCGCTACACCAGCTGGTTTTGACTGCAGTGGATTCATTTACTACGCATATAGAGAAGCAGGATTAAATATTAACCGCTACTCAAGCGAAGGCTACCATATGCGCTCCCATTATGTCACTACACCTGAAGTTGGAGACTTAGTTTTCTTTGAAGGAACGTATAAAGCTGGTATTTCCCATGTTGGAATCTATATTGGCAACAACGAATTCATCCACGCTTCTAACAGCGGCGTTGTTATTACTAATTTAAATGACTCTTATTGGAAAAAACATTTTGAAGGGTTTAAGAGGTTTTATTAA